One part of the Gadus macrocephalus chromosome 8, ASM3116895v1 genome encodes these proteins:
- the tsen15 gene encoding tRNA-splicing endonuclease subunit Sen15 isoform X2, whose translation MQSLDVEDGAQVHAAFLVYMDLTEVRHWKDVSSLKCPELQVVLLEGREKEGAPMQSILPLPVHQYLNHKSVRTVLGRGFPVLLCVVASDSTLVYQRMTDGFVTPDPPAGQIQDHGRRQHRKRHQQH comes from the exons ATGCAGAGTTTGGACGTGGAGGACGGTGCTCAGGTCCACGCAGCTTTCCTTGTTTACATGGATCTAACCGAGG TGCGTCACTGGAAGGACGTTTCTAGCCTTAAATGTCCCGAGCTACAGGTGGTGTTGTTGGAAGGACGGGAGAAGGAGGGGGCCCCCATGCAGAGCATCCTACCCCTTCCCGTTCACCAGTATCTGAACCACAAAAG TGTGCGTACCGTCTTGGGCCGCGGCTTccctgtgttgctgtgtgtggtCGCGTCTGACTCCACCCTGGTTTACCAGAGGATGACTGATGGCTTTGTGACGCCGGACCCTCCCGCTGGCCAAATCCAGGACCACGGTCGCCGGCAGCACCGCAAAAGACACCAGCAACATTGA
- the LOC132463484 gene encoding UDP-N-acetylglucosamine transporter-like isoform X1, whose product MSKVDMETDSSLEVCCNETTNSSSSSSSKEHLIPPDSKEPSSSRSSSASAGTMTSASQSSRIKYLSLGVLVVQTTSLVLIMRYSRTLPGAGPRYLSSSAVVCAEALKILVCCLLVLKEHNFSLRGFQQLLKEEIVHKPLDTLKLAVPAGIYTLQNNLLYVALSNLDAATYQVTYQLKILTTALFSVSMLGRRLGLYQWLSLVILMAGVALVQWPTDSPAEKLSAGSQFVGVLAVLIACVSSGFAGVYFEKILKHTKQSVWLRNIQLGVFSFVFGLFGMILYDGARLMDDGMFQGFNTITYTVIFLQAVGGLVVAAVIKYADNILKGFAGSLSILASTVISFFWLGDFVPTSFFLVGALLVIAATFLYGLERKPAPSPVKV is encoded by the exons ATGTCTAAAGTAGATATGGAAACAGATAGCTCATTGGAAGTCTGCTGTAATGAAACCactaacagcagcagcagcagcagcagcaag GAACACCTCATCCCCCCGGACTCCAAGGAGCCTTCGTCCTCCCGTTCCTCCAGCGCCTCCGCGGGCACCATGACGTCCGCGTCTCAGTCCTCCAGGATAAAGTACCTGTCGCTGGGCGTGCTGGTGGTGCAGACCACCTCGCTGGTGCTCATCATGCGCTACTCCCGCACCCTGCCGGGGGCCGGCCCGCGCTACCTGAGCTCCTCGGCCGTGGTGTGTGCCGAGGCACTGAAGATCCTGGTCTGCTGCCTGCTGGTCCTCAAGGAGCACA ACTTCAGCCTCCGGGGCTTCCAGCAGCTGCTGAAGGAGGAGATTGTCCACAAGCCGCTGGACACGCTGAAGCTGGCCGTCCCTGCAGGGATCTACACGCTGCAGAACAACCTGCTGTACGTGGCCCTGTCCAACCTGGATGCCGCCACCTACCAG GTAACCTACCAGCTGAAGATCCTCACCACGGCGCTGTTCTCTGTGTCTATGCTGGGCAGGAGACTGGGCCTCTACCAGTGGCTGTCCCTGGTCATCCTGATGGCGGGCGTGGCCCTAGTGCAG TGGCCTACCGATTCCCCGGCGGAGAAGCTGTCGGCGGGCTCCCAGTTTGTGGGCGTGCTCGCGGTGCTCATTGCCTGTGTGTCCAGCGGCTTCGCTGGCGTCTACTTCGAGAAAATACTGAAGCACACCAAACAGAGCGTGTGGTTGCGCAACATACAGCtag GTGTGTTTAGCTTTGTCTTCGGCCTCTTCGGGATGATCCTCTACGATGGAGCGAGGCTCATGGACGATGGGATGTTTCAAGGCTTCAACACTATCACATACACGGTGATCTTCTTACAG GCTGTGGGCGGGTTGGTGGTCGCTGCTGTTATTAAATACGCAGACAACATCCTGAAAGGATTTGCCGGGTCGCTGTCGATCCTCGCGTCCACAGTCATCTCCTTCTTCTGGCTGGGGGACTTTGTCCCTACCAG cttCTTCCTGGTCGGTGCATTGCTGGTCATCGCCGCCACCTTTCTCTACGGCCTCGAGCGTAAGCCAGCCCCTTCGCCTGTCAAAGTCTAG
- the cmpk gene encoding UMP-CMP kinase → MVLRSVFALYQQVPNILSRVAVMMKPQVVFVLGGPGAGKGTQCTKITENYSYTHLSAGDLLRGERAREGSEFGQLIDRHIKEGQIVPVEITINLLRKAMEETMKADEKKFRFLIDGFPRNEDNLQGWSSVMDDKADVKFVLFFDCSNEVCIDRCLERGQHSGRTDDNRESLQKRIQTYLQSTRPIIDQYEKQGKVRTVDASHKVDEVFADVKAILDKEG, encoded by the exons ATGGTGCTCCGCTCTGTATTCGCTCTATACCAGCAGGTTCCGAACATTTTGTCCCGGGTTGCGGTGATGATGAAGCCCCAGGTTGTGTTCGTTTTGGGTGGCCCCGGCGCCGggaaaggcacccagtgcaccAAAATCACGGAG AACTACAGCTACACCCATCTGTCCGCCGGGGACCTGCTGAGAGGCGAGCGGGCGCGGGAGGGCTCTGAGTTTGGTCAGCTCATCGACCGCCACATCAAGGAGGGCCAGATCGTCCCCGTGGAGATCACCATCAACCTGCTGAGGAAG GCCATGGAGGAGACCATGAAGGCCGATGAGAAGAAGTTCCGCTTCCTCATCGACGGCTTCCCACGCAACGAGGACAACCTGCAGGGCTGGAGCAGCGTCATGGACGACAAGGCAGACGTCAAGTTCGTGTTGTTCTTCGACTGTAGCAACGAG GTTTGTATCGACCGATGTCTGGAGCGAGGCCAGCACAGCGGACGTACCGACGACAACAGAGAGAGCCTGCAAAAAAG GATCCAGACCTACCTGCAGTCCACGCGGCCAATCATCGATCAGTACGAGAAGCAGGGCAAGGTGCGCACCGTGGACGCCTCCCACAAGGTGGATGAG GTGTTTGCTGACGTGAAGGCTATCTTAGACAAGGAGGGTTGA
- the imp3 gene encoding U3 small nucleolar ribonucleoprotein protein IMP3: MVRKLKFHEEKLLKKVDFINWEVDNNLHEVKVLRKYHIEKREDYTKYNKLSRNIRDLAQKVRDVDEKDGFRAQCTAQLLEKLYCIGLIPTKLSLALTEKVTASSFCRRRLPSIMVNLRMAQNLKNAITFIEQGHIRVGPEIITDPAFLITRNMEDFVTWVDSSKIKQHVMNYNDERDDFDLVV, encoded by the exons ATGGTTCGGAAATTGAAATTTCACGAGGAGAAGCTTTTGAAAAAGGTGGACTTTATCAACTGGGAAGTGGACAACAACTTGCATGAGGTCAAAGTGCTTCGGAAGTATCACATCGAGAAGAGAGAGGATTACACAAA GTACAACAAGCTCAGCCGAAACATCCGAGATCTGGCCCAGAAGGTCCGTGACGTTGATGAGAAGGACGGCTTCAGAGCTCAGTGCACAGCCCAGCTCCTGGAGAAACT ataCTGTATAGGTTTGATTCCTACCAAACTGAGTCTGGCCCTCACGGAGAAGGTGACCGCATCTTCATTCTGCAG GAGAAGACTGCCCAGCATCATGGTGAACCTGCGCATGGCCCAGAACCTCAAGAATGCCATCACCTTCATCGAGCAGGGAC ATATACGTGTTGGACCAGAGATCATCACAGATCCAGCTTTCCTCATTACAAG GAACATGGAAGACTTTGTGACATGGGTTGATTCTTCTAAGATTAAGCAGCATGTCATGAATTACAACGACGAG AGGGATGACTTTGACCTTGTGGTATAG
- the tsen15 gene encoding tRNA-splicing endonuclease subunit Sen15 isoform X1, translated as MNEVTEMTESTDTLCIDDVDDLFPHNWILHHPMYLRMQSLDVEDGAQVHAAFLVYMDLTEVRHWKDVSSLKCPELQVVLLEGREKEGAPMQSILPLPVHQYLNHKSVRTVLGRGFPVLLCVVASDSTLVYQRMTDGFVTPDPPAGQIQDHGRRQHRKRHQQH; from the exons atgaatgaagTCACCGAGATGACGGAATCAACAGATACGTTATGcattgatgatgttgatgaccTTTTCCCTCACAACTGGATCCTTCACCACCCAATG TATCTGCGGATGCAGAGTTTGGACGTGGAGGACGGTGCTCAGGTCCACGCAGCTTTCCTTGTTTACATGGATCTAACCGAGG TGCGTCACTGGAAGGACGTTTCTAGCCTTAAATGTCCCGAGCTACAGGTGGTGTTGTTGGAAGGACGGGAGAAGGAGGGGGCCCCCATGCAGAGCATCCTACCCCTTCCCGTTCACCAGTATCTGAACCACAAAAG TGTGCGTACCGTCTTGGGCCGCGGCTTccctgtgttgctgtgtgtggtCGCGTCTGACTCCACCCTGGTTTACCAGAGGATGACTGATGGCTTTGTGACGCCGGACCCTCCCGCTGGCCAAATCCAGGACCACGGTCGCCGGCAGCACCGCAAAAGACACCAGCAACATTGA
- the zgc:55943 gene encoding uncharacterized protein C1orf21 homolog isoform X2 — translation MGCTSAKQVSAVPNGEDGRNKAQSNGEILSDEYRMKGAEQERYAGGEQEREDGQEDCTEKSALLGKGQHAEDNGSNGKILIHSSESQQEFFRMLDEKIEKGQDYCSEGEDLT, via the exons ATGGGCTGCACTTCGGCCAAGCAGGTGTCGGCCGTGCCCAACGGTGAAGATGGCCGGAATAAAGCCCAGAGCAATGGGGAGATCCTCTCAG ACGAGTACAGGATGAAAGGGGCCGAGCAAGAGAGGTATGCCGGCGGGGAGCAGGAGCGAGAGGACGGTCAGGAGGACTGCACG GAGAAAAGTGCCCTGCTGGGTAAAGGCCAGCACGCGGAGGATAATGGATCCAATGGAAAGATACT CATCCACTCCTCGGAGAGCCAGCAGGAATTCTTCCGTATGTTAGACGAGAAAATTGAAAAG GGGCAAGACTACTGCTCTGAAGGAGAAGACCTGACATAA
- the fam78ba gene encoding protein FAM78B gives MSGLARGPGHLSYLVLLSTLLLASTMGCLQSIACKPRIRRENIVVYEVSASIDQCATVIEENSPIVLRYKTPYFRASAGIVMPPVPRNETWVVGWIQACTQMEFYNTYGDIGMSSWELPELREGRVKAISDSDGGSYPWYGNTTETVTLTGPTSKASRLTVCMNDNFYPSVTWAVPISNSNTPMLTHITRDQSFITWLVAMNSVTKERIVLQTVRWRMRVDIAVDPDRPLGSRASLVGRAHHEQPHILNYQEPIPPNALGRPNANDAQVLMWRPRRGPPLVVIPPK, from the exons ATGAGCGGACTGGCTCGTGGTCCTGGGCACCTTTCTTACCTGGTTCTGCTAAGTACTTTGCTGCTCGCGAGCACCATGGGATGCCTCCAGAGCATCGCATGCAAGCCGCGCATCCGGCGGGAGAACATCGTTGTGTACGAGGTCTCCGCCTCCATCGACCAGTGTGCCACCGTCATCGAGGAGAACTCGCCCATCGTGCTCCGCTACAAGACGCCGTACTTCCGGGCCTCCGCGGGGATCGTCATGCCCCCGGTGCCCCGCAACGAGACCTGGGTGGTGGGCTGGATCCAGGCCTGCACCCAGATGGAGTTCTACAACACCTACGGGGACATtggcat gTCCAGCTGGGAGCTCCCTGAGCTGCGTGAGGGCCGGGTGAAGGCCATCAGCGACTCGGACGGCGGCAGCTACCCGTGGTACGGCAACACCACGGAGACGGTGACGCTGACCGGCCCCACCTCCAAGGCCTCGCGCCTCACCGTCTGCATGAACGACAACTTCTACCCCAGCGTCACTTGGGCCGTGCCCATCAGCAACAGCAACACGCCCATGCTGACCCACATCACCCGCGACCAGAGCTTCATCACCTGGCTGGTCGCCATGAACTCCGTCACCAAG GAGAGGATCGTGCTGCAGACGGTCCGCTGGCGCATGCGGGTGGACATCGCCGTGGACCCCGACCGGCCGCTGGGCTCACGGGCCTCCCTGGTGGGGCGGGCCCACCACGAGCAGCCCCACATCCTCAACTACCAGGAGCCCATCCCCCCCAACGCGCTGGGCCGGCCCAACGCCAACGACGCCCAGGTGCTCATGTGGAGGCCCAGGCGAGGGCCCCCCCTCGTGGTCATCCCGCCAAAATAA
- the zgc:55943 gene encoding uncharacterized protein C1orf21 homolog isoform X1, producing the protein MGCTSAKQVSAVPNGEDGRNKAQSNGEILSDEYRMKGAEQERYAGGEQEREDGQEDCTEKSALLGKGQHAEDNGSNGKILSIHSSESQQEFFRMLDEKIEKGQDYCSEGEDLT; encoded by the exons ATGGGCTGCACTTCGGCCAAGCAGGTGTCGGCCGTGCCCAACGGTGAAGATGGCCGGAATAAAGCCCAGAGCAATGGGGAGATCCTCTCAG ACGAGTACAGGATGAAAGGGGCCGAGCAAGAGAGGTATGCCGGCGGGGAGCAGGAGCGAGAGGACGGTCAGGAGGACTGCACG GAGAAAAGTGCCCTGCTGGGTAAAGGCCAGCACGCGGAGGATAATGGATCCAATGGAAAGATACT AAGCATCCACTCCTCGGAGAGCCAGCAGGAATTCTTCCGTATGTTAGACGAGAAAATTGAAAAG GGGCAAGACTACTGCTCTGAAGGAGAAGACCTGACATAA
- the LOC132463484 gene encoding UDP-N-acetylglucosamine transporter-like isoform X2: MTSASQSSRIKYLSLGVLVVQTTSLVLIMRYSRTLPGAGPRYLSSSAVVCAEALKILVCCLLVLKEHNFSLRGFQQLLKEEIVHKPLDTLKLAVPAGIYTLQNNLLYVALSNLDAATYQVTYQLKILTTALFSVSMLGRRLGLYQWLSLVILMAGVALVQWPTDSPAEKLSAGSQFVGVLAVLIACVSSGFAGVYFEKILKHTKQSVWLRNIQLGVFSFVFGLFGMILYDGARLMDDGMFQGFNTITYTVIFLQAVGGLVVAAVIKYADNILKGFAGSLSILASTVISFFWLGDFVPTSFFLVGALLVIAATFLYGLERKPAPSPVKV, encoded by the exons ATGACGTCCGCGTCTCAGTCCTCCAGGATAAAGTACCTGTCGCTGGGCGTGCTGGTGGTGCAGACCACCTCGCTGGTGCTCATCATGCGCTACTCCCGCACCCTGCCGGGGGCCGGCCCGCGCTACCTGAGCTCCTCGGCCGTGGTGTGTGCCGAGGCACTGAAGATCCTGGTCTGCTGCCTGCTGGTCCTCAAGGAGCACA ACTTCAGCCTCCGGGGCTTCCAGCAGCTGCTGAAGGAGGAGATTGTCCACAAGCCGCTGGACACGCTGAAGCTGGCCGTCCCTGCAGGGATCTACACGCTGCAGAACAACCTGCTGTACGTGGCCCTGTCCAACCTGGATGCCGCCACCTACCAG GTAACCTACCAGCTGAAGATCCTCACCACGGCGCTGTTCTCTGTGTCTATGCTGGGCAGGAGACTGGGCCTCTACCAGTGGCTGTCCCTGGTCATCCTGATGGCGGGCGTGGCCCTAGTGCAG TGGCCTACCGATTCCCCGGCGGAGAAGCTGTCGGCGGGCTCCCAGTTTGTGGGCGTGCTCGCGGTGCTCATTGCCTGTGTGTCCAGCGGCTTCGCTGGCGTCTACTTCGAGAAAATACTGAAGCACACCAAACAGAGCGTGTGGTTGCGCAACATACAGCtag GTGTGTTTAGCTTTGTCTTCGGCCTCTTCGGGATGATCCTCTACGATGGAGCGAGGCTCATGGACGATGGGATGTTTCAAGGCTTCAACACTATCACATACACGGTGATCTTCTTACAG GCTGTGGGCGGGTTGGTGGTCGCTGCTGTTATTAAATACGCAGACAACATCCTGAAAGGATTTGCCGGGTCGCTGTCGATCCTCGCGTCCACAGTCATCTCCTTCTTCTGGCTGGGGGACTTTGTCCCTACCAG cttCTTCCTGGTCGGTGCATTGCTGGTCATCGCCGCCACCTTTCTCTACGGCCTCGAGCGTAAGCCAGCCCCTTCGCCTGTCAAAGTCTAG
- the sec22ba gene encoding vesicle-trafficking protein SEC22b-A: MVLFTMIARVADGLPLAASMQENEQPGRDLQKYQNQAKQLFRKLNEQSPDRCTLEAGDVSFHYLIEHGVCYLTLCEAVYPKKMAFGFLEDLQTEFYDNYGRKVPTVTRPYSFIEFDTYIQKMKKSYIDSRTRRNFGSINTELQDVQRIMVANIEEVLQRGEALSALDTKASNLTSLSKKYRSDAKYLNTRSTYAKVAAGALFLITLIIYVRFWWL; encoded by the exons ATGGTTTTATTCACGATGATCGCCCGTGTGGCAGACGGCCTGCCGCTGGCCGCCTCCATGCAGGAGAACGAACAG CCAGGAAGAGACCTGCAGAAATATCAGAACCAAGCCAAACAACTGTTCCGAAAACTGAACGAGCAGAGCCCTGACAGGTGTACTCTGGAGGCCGGTGACGTGTCTTTTCA CTATTTGATAGAACATGGCGTGTGCTACCTGACCCTCTGTGAGGCTGTTTACCCCAAGAAGATGGCCTTTGGGTTCCTGGAGGACCTTCAAACTGAGTTCTATGACAACTACGGCAGGAAAGTGCCCACAGTAACCAGACCATATTCCTTCATTGAATTTG ACACGTACATTCAGAAGATGAAGAAGTCCTACATTGACAGCAGGACCAGGAGGAATTTTGGCAGCATCAACACAGAGCTACAGGACGTCCAGAGAATTATGGTGGCTAACATTGAGGAGGTTCTGCAACGCGGAGAAGCTCTCTCTG CCCTGGACACTAAAGCCAGCAATCTGACCAGCCTCTCCAAGAAGTATAGAAGCGATGCCAAGTACCTGAACACCAGGTCCACATATGCTAAAGTGGCTGCCGGGGCCTTGTTCCTCATCACACTCATCATATACGTGCGTTTCTGGTGGCTCTGA